In one Candidatus Planktophila versatilis genomic region, the following are encoded:
- a CDS encoding aminotransferase class IV has protein sequence MTIELDSYGFPRTPGIFETIKTIDGKPIALARHMRRAINSALELGITLPDEESIRVKLSEVLSAKKFETGRLRLCFADNLFHLSHDEYEELQSPSNLNFYSETVLGFIHKKFPYDHRFAILKSARDEGFDDSILFNAKNEITETAVSNLVFRIEGAWVTPPITSGVLPGIVRAVAIEECGVSVRPIHISEVPEIQSGFLVSSLRIAQPIAFIGDMKLEIGQSSRELEALIRAHLQPVSVG, from the coding sequence ATGACAATTGAACTTGACTCCTATGGCTTCCCGCGCACACCTGGCATCTTTGAAACAATCAAAACAATTGATGGTAAACCTATTGCACTGGCACGACATATGAGGCGTGCCATTAATTCGGCTCTCGAGCTTGGGATCACACTTCCCGATGAAGAGAGCATTAGGGTGAAACTCTCTGAGGTGTTAAGTGCAAAGAAGTTTGAAACAGGCCGCTTGCGGTTGTGCTTTGCAGATAATCTCTTTCACCTAAGCCATGATGAATATGAAGAACTGCAATCACCGAGTAATCTCAATTTCTATAGCGAAACAGTTCTTGGCTTCATCCACAAGAAGTTTCCATACGATCACCGCTTTGCCATTCTTAAATCAGCACGGGACGAAGGATTCGATGACTCCATCCTTTTTAACGCTAAGAATGAGATTACTGAGACAGCGGTTTCTAACCTGGTGTTTCGCATCGAAGGAGCGTGGGTTACACCGCCCATTACATCGGGGGTATTGCCGGGCATTGTGCGAGCAGTGGCTATTGAAGAGTGTGGGGTGAGTGTGCGCCCGATTCATATCTCGGAAGTGCCCGAGATTCAATCAGGATTCCTGGTGTCGAGTCTGCGTATCGCTCAACCCATCGCCTTTATTGGTGATATGAAATTGGAGATAGGTCAATCATCGCGTGAACTCGAGGCCCTCATTCGCGCTCACTTGCAACCAGTTTCGGTAGGCTAA
- a CDS encoding phosphomannose isomerase type II C-terminal cupin domain: MSDYDSRRPWGRYEILQDTPTYKVKSIWVEPGHRLSLQRHQKRQEHWFIVSGVADVVLGEESFKKYPGETVDVQVGQLHRIGNSGTEVMIFIEVQTGTYFGEDDIERIQDDYAR, translated from the coding sequence ATGTCAGATTACGATTCAAGGCGACCTTGGGGTCGCTATGAGATCTTGCAGGACACTCCCACCTATAAGGTGAAATCAATCTGGGTAGAACCAGGCCATCGCCTCTCATTACAACGCCATCAAAAGCGGCAGGAGCATTGGTTCATCGTCTCTGGTGTTGCAGATGTGGTTCTGGGTGAAGAAAGCTTTAAGAAATACCCAGGTGAGACTGTAGATGTGCAGGTTGGCCAGCTCCACCGCATTGGTAACTCAGGCACGGAAGTAATGATCTTCATTGAAGTGCAGACCGGCACCTACTTCGGTGAAGATGATATTGAGCGTATTCAGGATGATTACGCCCGATAA
- the pdxT gene encoding pyridoxal 5'-phosphate synthase glutaminase subunit PdxT, translating to MKVGVLALQGDFREHILATTQCGHEAIEVRRLAELESVDALILPGGESTTIVHLAKTFELFNPIRKHIGDGLPVYGSCAGMILLAERILDGAKGQETFGGLDITVRRNAFGRQVDSFESELTFNGKAMNAVFIRAPWVEQSGPGVQVLAEAAGHAVAVREGKVLATSFHPELTSNLEIHRYFFDEMCKAR from the coding sequence ATGAAAGTTGGCGTGCTAGCTCTACAAGGAGATTTCCGCGAGCACATTCTTGCCACAACCCAATGTGGTCATGAAGCTATAGAAGTAAGGCGTTTAGCTGAATTAGAAAGCGTTGACGCGCTGATTTTGCCCGGGGGAGAATCCACCACCATTGTTCATCTGGCTAAGACATTCGAGCTATTTAATCCCATCCGAAAGCACATTGGTGATGGACTTCCAGTGTATGGATCATGTGCTGGAATGATTCTCTTAGCCGAGCGCATCCTGGATGGCGCTAAAGGTCAAGAGACATTTGGCGGTCTAGATATTACGGTGCGCCGAAATGCTTTTGGCAGGCAGGTTGATTCCTTTGAATCAGAGCTCACATTTAATGGCAAGGCGATGAATGCAGTCTTTATTAGAGCTCCGTGGGTTGAGCAGTCTGGTCCTGGGGTTCAGGTTCTAGCGGAAGCTGCTGGGCACGCGGTTGCGGTGCGCGAAGGCAAAGTTCTTGCGACAAGTTTCCACCCAGAATTAACGAGTAACCTGGAAATACATCGTTACTTCTTTGATGAGATGTGTAAAGCGCGATAA
- a CDS encoding phosphatidylinositol mannoside acyltransferase → MIDKLAALAYFAGWRIVRVLPHKWAYGLFEKLANYLVKRDGKGVARLRSNLSRIKPGLSEADMDALLRQAMSSYLRYWCDTFRIQDWSASQIQESVTLTRGELLLDPMREGRGVVIVLPHSGNWDHAGAYFCSLGIPLVTVAERLKPEALFQRFLRYRQAMGFEVLAIDSRSFATLIKRALEKRLIALVADRDLSASGIDVNFFGFPARMPAGPALLAIKTGIPLVVAHVSYMQNGIHIEFTSVDVSEDGSESERVAQMTQRMASLFEKGIAAHPQDWHMLQRIWTDGDFKENS, encoded by the coding sequence GTGATAGATAAGTTGGCAGCGCTGGCATATTTTGCTGGATGGAGAATCGTTCGAGTTCTTCCTCATAAGTGGGCTTACGGCTTATTTGAAAAACTCGCGAACTATCTTGTGAAAAGGGATGGAAAAGGTGTGGCGCGACTTCGCAGTAATTTAAGTCGCATCAAACCAGGCTTGAGTGAAGCAGATATGGATGCGCTGCTACGGCAAGCGATGAGTTCCTACCTTCGCTATTGGTGTGACACATTCCGAATTCAAGATTGGTCAGCGTCCCAAATACAAGAGTCGGTCACACTCACACGAGGTGAGTTACTCCTTGATCCCATGCGCGAGGGCCGAGGAGTGGTCATCGTGCTTCCTCATTCGGGTAATTGGGATCATGCTGGTGCTTATTTCTGCTCTCTTGGAATTCCGCTCGTCACTGTTGCCGAAAGACTAAAACCAGAGGCGCTCTTTCAAAGGTTCCTGCGCTATCGCCAAGCTATGGGTTTTGAAGTGCTCGCCATCGATTCGCGTTCTTTTGCAACCCTAATCAAACGCGCCCTTGAGAAACGCTTGATCGCACTTGTGGCAGATCGAGATCTCTCGGCTTCAGGTATCGACGTGAACTTCTTTGGCTTTCCGGCACGGATGCCGGCAGGTCCGGCGCTACTTGCGATCAAGACGGGAATACCGCTTGTGGTTGCGCACGTTTCATATATGCAAAACGGAATCCATATTGAATTTACATCGGTAGATGTGTCCGAAGATGGAAGTGAGTCTGAACGTGTGGCGCAGATGACCCAACGGATGGCGAGCCTCTTTGAAAAAGGAATTGCTGCGCACCCGCAAGATTGGCATATGCTGCAACGGATCTGGACTGATGGAGATTTTAAGGAGAACAGCTAA
- a CDS encoding glycosyltransferase family 4 protein: MPLSKKRIGIVCPYGWDTPGGVKSHIGDLAEYLIAQGHTVSVLAPSSSDENLPSYVTSAGRPISIAYNGAVARLLFGPVAFGRVKSWIADGNFDVLHLHEPAIPSISLLACWAAEGPMVGTFHAASARKKIAFAITPFVEPVIEKLNARIAVSEAARETLRIHLDTDAMVVPNGIYAARFADATVDPRWSGDTIGFIGRFEEYRKGLSVLIEALPQILTQIPDIRILIAGPGDPESFLEKLEPHLRNRFTFLGTITESDKANFMASVGIYVAPNTGGESFGIILAEALAAGAAVLASDIPAFDSLLGGGEYGTLFESENAHDLADKAIALLQDPAHRSAIAKRGHDYAQCFDWDVVAERIYDVYEMAMVGGRGVTLASDNRAWNRLLGRSNE; this comes from the coding sequence ATGCCCTTGAGTAAGAAGCGCATTGGCATTGTCTGTCCCTATGGGTGGGATACACCCGGGGGAGTCAAGAGTCATATCGGTGACCTAGCCGAATATCTCATCGCACAAGGCCACACTGTTTCAGTATTAGCACCATCATCAAGTGATGAGAATCTGCCTAGCTATGTCACAAGTGCCGGGCGCCCCATTTCGATTGCCTATAACGGAGCAGTGGCACGTCTGCTCTTTGGTCCCGTTGCATTTGGTCGAGTCAAGAGCTGGATTGCAGATGGAAACTTCGATGTCTTACACCTTCATGAGCCTGCGATTCCATCGATTTCACTTCTTGCTTGTTGGGCGGCAGAAGGACCGATGGTGGGAACATTTCATGCCGCTTCTGCTCGAAAGAAGATTGCCTTTGCAATTACGCCTTTTGTGGAGCCGGTAATTGAAAAACTCAATGCACGTATTGCGGTGAGTGAGGCTGCGCGTGAAACGTTACGGATACATCTTGATACCGATGCCATGGTTGTTCCCAATGGCATCTATGCCGCTCGGTTTGCAGATGCAACAGTGGATCCGCGTTGGTCGGGAGATACCATCGGATTTATTGGACGCTTTGAAGAGTATCGAAAGGGCCTCTCGGTTCTGATTGAGGCGTTGCCACAGATTTTGACTCAAATTCCAGATATTCGAATTCTGATTGCAGGACCAGGAGATCCAGAGAGTTTCCTGGAAAAACTGGAACCTCATCTGCGAAATAGATTCACCTTCCTTGGAACTATTACCGAATCGGATAAAGCGAACTTCATGGCATCTGTTGGAATCTACGTTGCACCCAATACTGGGGGAGAATCCTTTGGAATCATCTTGGCCGAAGCACTTGCTGCTGGAGCCGCTGTTCTAGCAAGTGATATCCCGGCATTTGATTCCCTGCTGGGCGGCGGAGAATATGGAACTCTCTTTGAATCCGAAAATGCACACGACTTGGCCGATAAGGCGATTGCTTTACTGCAAGATCCGGCGCATCGAAGTGCGATAGCAAAGAGAGGGCATGACTACGCCCAGTGTTTTGACTGGGACGTTGTTGCTGAGAGAATTTACGATGTGTATGAAATGGCGATGGTGGGTGGAAGGGGAGTAACGCTTGCTTCCGATAATCGTGCCTGGAATAGATTGCTAGGTCGCAGCAATGAATAA
- a CDS encoding HIT family protein, translated as MPDGWQRLWAPHRLEYLRGENRPLDGNDVQCPFCRIPTLSDEEGLIVHRGVSAYVVMNLYPYNPGHLLVCANRHVADLTELTIAERHEITDISAHAMNTLRKVSKADGFNLGMNQGAISGAGVAAHIHQHIVPRWSGDANFMPIIGKTKVMPQLLTITRDELAAAW; from the coding sequence ATGCCTGATGGCTGGCAACGCTTATGGGCCCCACATCGTCTGGAATACCTGCGTGGTGAAAACCGCCCGCTGGATGGAAATGATGTGCAGTGCCCGTTCTGCAGAATCCCTACGTTAAGTGATGAAGAGGGTCTGATTGTTCATCGCGGTGTGAGTGCATACGTTGTGATGAACCTTTATCCATATAACCCAGGACACCTCTTGGTCTGTGCCAATCGCCACGTCGCAGATCTCACTGAACTCACCATCGCAGAGCGCCATGAGATTACAGATATTAGTGCGCACGCCATGAATACCTTGCGCAAGGTCTCAAAAGCTGATGGATTTAACTTAGGAATGAATCAGGGTGCGATTTCAGGAGCTGGTGTGGCGGCGCATATCCATCAACATATAGTTCCTCGCTGGTCAGGGGATGCTAACTTCATGCCAATTATTGGAAAGACGAAAGTAATGCCGCAACTACTTACTATTACGCGAGATGAGCTAGCTGCTGCTTGGTAA
- a CDS encoding chorismate-binding protein has translation MRSLSQVYGLENQFWMGGRLATQLEEISNDPSVLNDGNFWAVLVTFEGEMTFARFGHVQDSNFPESEWSQLPTPWRSSVDRNQYITYVNQIREEIAAGGVYQVNACYEFTNQLAEPIEYLAGLFSELIAKNPAPYAQYLRLPDVEIASASPERLISRIGAQITTSPIKGTIRMEQESFGDKDKAENLMIVDLMRNDFGKICESGSVTVSELFRIEKHPGLSHLVSDVTGSVNAKNTWAEIFAALAPAGSISGAPKSSALRIIATHEKVLRGPYCGAIGWVQGDKAEIAVGIRTFWRTNKDVLHFGTGAGITWSSDASAEWDETRLKADRLLSIAGGGFNDN, from the coding sequence GTGCGTAGCCTTAGCCAGGTGTATGGCCTTGAAAATCAATTCTGGATGGGTGGACGACTTGCGACCCAATTAGAAGAAATCAGCAACGATCCATCAGTGCTCAATGATGGAAACTTCTGGGCCGTTCTTGTTACATTCGAGGGAGAAATGACCTTTGCGCGCTTTGGGCACGTGCAAGACTCCAACTTCCCAGAGTCAGAATGGAGCCAATTACCAACCCCGTGGCGCTCATCTGTTGACCGTAATCAATACATCACTTATGTCAATCAGATTAGAGAAGAGATCGCCGCCGGCGGTGTCTATCAGGTCAACGCCTGTTATGAATTTACCAATCAGTTAGCGGAGCCGATTGAATATTTAGCAGGACTTTTCTCGGAATTAATCGCCAAGAACCCAGCGCCCTATGCACAATACCTGCGCCTACCTGATGTCGAGATCGCTTCCGCATCTCCGGAAAGACTCATCTCTCGCATAGGAGCGCAGATCACAACCTCACCCATTAAAGGAACAATCCGGATGGAGCAAGAGTCCTTCGGGGATAAAGATAAAGCTGAGAATTTGATGATTGTGGATTTAATGCGCAATGACTTTGGCAAGATTTGTGAATCAGGAAGTGTGACTGTCAGTGAACTCTTTCGCATTGAAAAGCATCCAGGGCTCAGTCATTTGGTTTCAGATGTGACAGGAAGTGTGAATGCGAAGAACACATGGGCTGAGATCTTTGCGGCGCTAGCTCCCGCTGGGTCAATTAGTGGTGCTCCAAAGAGTTCAGCGCTACGGATTATTGCCACGCATGAGAAGGTATTGCGTGGCCCGTATTGCGGGGCCATCGGATGGGTGCAGGGGGATAAGGCTGAGATTGCAGTCGGAATCAGAACTTTCTGGAGAACGAATAAGGATGTGCTGCATTTTGGAACTGGTGCCGGAATTACATGGTCAAGTGACGCAAGTGCCGAATGGGATGAGACTCGGTTGAAAGCAGATCGATTATTGAGTATTGCAGGGGGAGGCTTCAATGACAATTGA
- the pgsA gene encoding phosphatidylinositol phosphate synthase translates to MISSALKPAVTRLINPLARAVLRVGLTPNSVTILGALGLIISAAYFYSKEEYFVGTLVITVFALSDLFDGAMARISDEGATSWGGFLDSTIDRVTDSAIVISLALPLIREEDLLAYPAVVALVTGVLIPYIRAKAESFNIACSVGITERTERLVIILVAAGFHGLGVPYILAIGIWTLAVLGLVTVFQRLQVVRKGLADS, encoded by the coding sequence ATGATAAGTAGTGCACTGAAACCTGCGGTCACCAGATTAATCAATCCGTTGGCCAGAGCCGTCCTGCGTGTTGGCCTAACACCGAATTCAGTAACAATTTTAGGTGCGCTAGGTCTCATCATTTCGGCTGCATATTTCTACAGCAAAGAAGAATATTTTGTTGGAACGCTCGTGATTACAGTCTTCGCCTTAAGTGATCTCTTTGATGGCGCGATGGCTCGAATTTCAGATGAAGGTGCAACATCTTGGGGTGGGTTCCTAGATTCAACAATTGATCGTGTGACCGATAGCGCAATAGTGATCAGTCTTGCACTGCCACTGATTCGTGAAGAAGATTTGCTGGCGTATCCGGCAGTTGTTGCCTTGGTAACTGGAGTTCTCATCCCTTACATTCGCGCGAAAGCAGAGAGTTTCAATATTGCCTGCAGCGTTGGAATCACAGAGCGCACCGAACGACTCGTCATTATTCTGGTCGCTGCTGGTTTTCATGGGTTAGGTGTTCCATACATTCTGGCAATCGGAATCTGGACCTTGGCGGTATTGGGATTGGTAACGGTATTTCAACGCCTACAGGTGGTCCGTAAAGGTCTTGCAGATTCGTGA
- the pdxS gene encoding pyridoxal 5'-phosphate synthase lyase subunit PdxS — MSETTGTARVKRGMAEMLKGGVIMDVVNVEQARIAEDAGACAVMALERVPADIRAQGGVARMSDPDMIEAIQAAVSIPVMAKVRIGHFVEAQIIESLGVDYIDESEVLTPADYTNHIDKWNFKIPFVCGATNLGEALRRINEGAAMIRSKGEAGTGDVSNAMMHMRTIGAEIRRLSSLREDELYVAAKELQAPYALVKEVAETGKLPVVLFTAGGIATPADAALMMQMGADGVFVGSGIFKSGNPAQRAAACVKATTFYQDAKVLAEVSRGLGEAMVGINVADIPVPHRLADRGW; from the coding sequence ATGTCTGAAACAACTGGCACAGCACGCGTCAAGCGCGGAATGGCTGAAATGCTTAAGGGTGGCGTCATCATGGATGTCGTCAATGTTGAGCAAGCCAGAATTGCCGAAGATGCTGGTGCATGTGCAGTGATGGCGTTAGAACGCGTACCAGCAGATATTCGCGCCCAAGGTGGCGTAGCTCGCATGTCAGATCCAGACATGATTGAAGCGATTCAGGCAGCGGTCTCGATTCCAGTCATGGCGAAGGTTCGCATCGGACATTTCGTGGAAGCTCAAATTATTGAAAGTCTCGGTGTTGATTACATCGATGAATCTGAAGTTCTCACCCCGGCTGACTACACCAACCATATTGATAAGTGGAATTTCAAAATTCCTTTTGTGTGTGGAGCAACGAATTTAGGAGAAGCCCTCCGTCGTATCAACGAAGGTGCCGCCATGATCCGTTCCAAGGGTGAAGCTGGAACCGGCGATGTCTCTAATGCCATGATGCATATGCGCACAATTGGTGCAGAGATTAGACGCCTCTCTTCGCTGCGCGAAGATGAACTCTATGTTGCAGCTAAAGAGTTGCAAGCACCATATGCGTTAGTCAAGGAAGTTGCTGAGACTGGAAAACTGCCGGTTGTGCTCTTTACTGCTGGTGGAATTGCAACACCGGCAGATGCTGCGCTCATGATGCAGATGGGTGCCGATGGAGTCTTCGTAGGATCTGGAATTTTCAAATCAGGAAATCCGGCACAACGCGCAGCAGCCTGCGTGAAGGCAACGACGTTCTATCAGGATGCAAAGGTTTTGGCCGAAGTTTCCCGCGGTCTGGGCGAGGCAATGGTTGGAATCAATGTTGCAGATATTCCGGTGCCACATCGTTTAGCAGATCGTGGTTGGTAG
- a CDS encoding YebC/PmpR family DNA-binding transcriptional regulator, which translates to MSGHSKWATTKHKKAIIDSRRAKNFAKLIKAIEVASRNGGPEVEGNPTLFDAIAKAKKNSMPADNIERAVKRGAGLESGGADWQTIMYEGYGPNGVALMIECLSDNRNRAASEVRVAVTRNGGSMADPGSVAYLFNRKGVIIVNKAGGVTEDSILEAALEAGVEDVNDLGESFEVVCEASDLVAARTALQSAGIDYESADSSFLPSMQIPLDAEGATKVFELIDAIEELDDVQNVYSNFDVSDEVLASLS; encoded by the coding sequence ATGTCAGGCCATTCCAAATGGGCGACGACCAAGCATAAGAAGGCGATCATTGATAGCCGTCGGGCGAAGAATTTTGCCAAGTTAATTAAGGCTATTGAAGTCGCATCTCGCAATGGTGGTCCGGAAGTTGAAGGCAACCCAACCCTGTTTGATGCCATTGCTAAGGCGAAGAAGAACTCAATGCCGGCAGATAATATTGAAAGAGCGGTCAAGCGCGGAGCCGGCCTTGAATCTGGTGGCGCTGATTGGCAAACAATTATGTATGAGGGCTATGGGCCTAATGGTGTTGCGCTCATGATCGAGTGTCTATCTGATAACCGTAATCGAGCAGCGTCTGAGGTACGTGTTGCGGTCACACGAAATGGTGGCAGCATGGCAGATCCGGGATCTGTGGCATATCTTTTTAATCGCAAAGGCGTCATTATCGTGAATAAGGCTGGTGGGGTCACCGAGGATTCAATTCTGGAAGCAGCACTTGAGGCTGGGGTTGAAGATGTGAATGATTTAGGTGAATCATTTGAAGTTGTCTGTGAAGCCAGTGATCTCGTTGCAGCTAGAACTGCGCTGCAAAGTGCCGGAATTGATTATGAATCAGCAGATTCTTCCTTCCTGCCATCGATGCAGATTCCACTCGATGCCGAAGGAGCTACCAAGGTCTTTGAACTTATTGATGCGATTGAGGAGTTAGATGATGTGCAGAATGTCTACTCCAATTTCGATGTCTCAGATGAAGTCCTGGCGAGCCTTTCTTAA
- the thrS gene encoding threonine--tRNA ligase, translated as MSLINVTVDGQSRSIESDQRPTQIFAENKEIVVCTINGALKDLWTDLSDGDVVTSVSISSPEGLAVLRHSTAHVMAQAVQQVFADTKLGIGPPITDGFYYDFDPQNPFNPDDLEKIETAMRKIVKEGQRFKRRVTTESDALKELAHEPYKCELIGIKGGGTDETSVEVGGTQLTIYDNLGRDGQPVWSDLCRGPHLPSTKHIPAFKLMRSAAAYWRGSEKNPMLQRIYGTAWPSQDELNAYLELLAEAEKRDHRRLGQELDLFSFPEEIGSGLAVFHPKGGIIRRAMEDYSRKRHEEEEYEFVYSPHLTKAALFEKSGHLDWYSEGMYPPMIMDEELHADGTIKRAGQQYYMKPMNCPFHNLIFQSRQRSYRELPLRLFEFGTVYRYEKSGVLHGITRARGFTQDDAHIYCTKEQMAGELDSLLTFVLNLLRDYGLADFYLELSTRNPEKSVGEDVDWKEATEALREAAMKQGLELVLDEGGAAFYGPKISVQAKDAIGRTWQMSTIQVDFQLPQRFDLEFAAADGSKQRPVMIHRALFGSIERFFGVLTEHYSGAFPPWLAPVQVMGIPVADAFNDHLVKVVKDMKAAGIRADIDLSDDRMQKKVRNAQMQKIPYMLIAGEEDVNSNAVSFRYRNGDQKNGVPIADAIAEILATIAERRQV; from the coding sequence ATGTCACTGATCAACGTCACCGTCGATGGCCAATCGCGGTCGATTGAAAGTGACCAGCGCCCCACTCAAATATTTGCTGAGAACAAGGAAATTGTTGTCTGCACCATTAATGGCGCCCTCAAAGATCTCTGGACAGATTTAAGCGATGGCGATGTAGTCACATCGGTCTCAATTTCTTCACCAGAGGGTCTTGCAGTACTCCGACACTCGACCGCGCATGTGATGGCGCAAGCCGTGCAGCAAGTCTTTGCAGATACCAAGCTGGGAATTGGTCCACCGATTACTGATGGTTTCTATTACGACTTTGATCCGCAGAACCCATTTAATCCAGATGACCTGGAAAAGATTGAAACGGCTATGCGCAAAATTGTTAAAGAAGGTCAAAGATTTAAGCGCAGAGTGACTACTGAATCAGATGCCCTGAAAGAACTCGCACATGAGCCATATAAGTGTGAACTTATTGGCATCAAAGGTGGCGGCACTGATGAGACAAGTGTGGAAGTAGGCGGAACGCAGTTAACGATTTATGACAACTTAGGACGCGATGGCCAGCCAGTTTGGTCTGATCTCTGCCGCGGCCCGCACCTGCCATCGACTAAACATATTCCGGCCTTTAAATTAATGCGCAGCGCAGCTGCCTACTGGCGAGGTTCGGAGAAGAACCCAATGCTGCAACGCATTTATGGAACTGCTTGGCCTTCGCAAGATGAACTCAACGCCTATCTTGAGTTACTTGCAGAGGCAGAAAAACGCGATCATCGCCGTCTTGGCCAAGAGTTGGATCTCTTCTCATTTCCAGAAGAGATTGGCTCTGGTTTGGCAGTCTTTCACCCTAAGGGCGGAATCATTCGCCGGGCGATGGAGGATTACTCTCGTAAGCGCCATGAAGAAGAAGAGTATGAGTTTGTTTACTCACCGCACTTAACTAAGGCAGCGCTCTTTGAAAAATCTGGCCACCTCGATTGGTATTCCGAAGGCATGTATCCACCGATGATCATGGATGAAGAACTCCATGCCGATGGAACTATCAAGCGTGCTGGTCAGCAGTACTACATGAAGCCGATGAACTGCCCCTTCCACAATTTGATCTTTCAATCTCGTCAGCGCTCTTATCGCGAACTACCGCTTCGACTCTTTGAGTTCGGAACTGTCTATCGTTATGAAAAATCTGGTGTATTACACGGCATCACTCGCGCCCGCGGCTTTACCCAAGATGATGCACATATCTACTGCACTAAAGAGCAGATGGCTGGTGAGCTTGATTCACTTCTGACCTTCGTCCTCAACCTGCTGCGCGATTACGGTCTCGCAGATTTCTATCTCGAACTCTCAACTCGTAATCCTGAAAAATCAGTGGGAGAAGATGTCGATTGGAAAGAGGCAACCGAGGCGTTGCGGGAAGCTGCGATGAAGCAGGGACTTGAGCTAGTTCTTGATGAGGGCGGAGCAGCTTTTTATGGTCCAAAGATTTCGGTTCAAGCAAAGGATGCGATAGGTCGCACCTGGCAGATGTCCACTATTCAAGTTGATTTCCAATTGCCACAGCGATTCGATCTTGAATTTGCCGCAGCCGATGGCAGCAAGCAACGCCCGGTGATGATTCACCGCGCCCTCTTTGGCTCCATTGAACGATTCTTCGGAGTTCTCACCGAACATTATTCCGGTGCTTTCCCACCATGGTTGGCACCGGTGCAAGTGATGGGTATTCCAGTTGCGGATGCGTTTAATGATCACTTGGTGAAAGTTGTGAAAGATATGAAGGCTGCCGGAATTCGCGCAGATATTGATCTCTCGGATGATCGCATGCAAAAGAAGGTTCGTAATGCCCAAATGCAGAAGATTCCTTACATGCTTATCGCTGGCGAAGAAGATGTGAATTCAAATGCAGTCTCATTTAGATATCGCAATGGCGATCAGAAAAATGGCGTTCCGATTGCCGATGCAATCGCCGAGATTCTGGCCACGATTGCCGAACGTCGTCAGGTATAG
- a CDS encoding DUF3048 domain-containing protein produces the protein MFFKRLVAVVFVIASCAVVLTSVISPDSLFKVKSPFSEAPAENSISGRVGADGPILVVKIDDTSMAHPQIGLEDADLVYIEQVEGGSTRLAAVFSSKIPTRIGPVRSARISDVELLAQFGRVGFAYSGAQSKMLPIIAAANLHDLGAQRNSPTIFTTDPNRTQPYAMVLRADLLLELAKSIGLDFAQSKNMGWNFGKVSDEGVAITTAQISWPASSYDVQWSKKENRWLLDFRKEPNITESGTRLGASTFVIQLVSITDSIYKDKNGEVTPLSTTVGSGSGYILRNGKSIKATWSRPTAEEGTRWLSMSGEEITFEKGQIWVALTDREPVFTLTNADAASVTPK, from the coding sequence ATGTTTTTTAAGCGTTTAGTTGCGGTTGTTTTTGTCATCGCATCGTGCGCGGTTGTGCTCACCTCCGTCATTTCACCTGACTCACTCTTTAAGGTAAAAAGCCCTTTTTCCGAAGCTCCGGCCGAGAATTCAATTAGTGGACGTGTGGGTGCTGATGGTCCGATACTTGTTGTGAAGATTGATGACACATCGATGGCTCATCCACAGATTGGGTTAGAGGATGCGGACTTGGTTTACATCGAACAAGTTGAAGGTGGCTCTACCCGCCTTGCCGCGGTCTTCTCTTCAAAGATTCCCACACGGATTGGACCAGTTCGCTCGGCGCGCATTTCAGATGTTGAACTGCTTGCTCAGTTTGGTCGGGTGGGATTTGCTTATAGTGGAGCGCAAAGCAAAATGCTTCCGATTATCGCGGCGGCAAATCTTCATGACCTAGGGGCACAACGAAACTCGCCGACAATTTTCACAACAGATCCGAATCGCACCCAGCCATATGCGATGGTGCTACGAGCAGACCTATTGCTGGAACTGGCAAAGAGCATAGGCTTGGATTTTGCGCAATCAAAGAACATGGGCTGGAATTTTGGAAAAGTATCAGATGAAGGAGTAGCAATTACAACTGCACAGATTTCTTGGCCAGCTAGTTCCTATGATGTGCAATGGTCTAAGAAAGAGAATCGTTGGCTTTTAGATTTTCGAAAGGAGCCGAACATCACAGAATCGGGGACTCGGCTTGGTGCTTCTACATTTGTCATTCAACTAGTTTCAATTACGGATTCAATCTATAAGGACAAAAATGGTGAAGTGACTCCACTTTCAACGACTGTCGGGAGTGGCAGCGGTTACATCCTGCGAAACGGTAAATCCATTAAAGCCACCTGGAGCAGACCCACTGCCGAAGAGGGAACTCGCTGGCTCAGCATGAGTGGGGAAGAGATCACCTTTGAAAAGGGGCAGATATGGGTGGCCCTGACAGATAGGGAACCTGTTTTCACTCTCACAAACGCGGATGCAGCATCGGTAACTCCAAAGTAG